Proteins co-encoded in one Abyssisolibacter fermentans genomic window:
- a CDS encoding YlmC/YmxH family sporulation protein, translated as MIRISELRDKEIINIKDGTRVGMISDLEINLEKGIVEALILPMQGSFLGLFSRGKGYYINWSKIVKIGIDVVLIDYDPVKDSYVDRNMSTT; from the coding sequence ATGATAAGAATATCTGAATTAAGAGATAAGGAAATAATAAATATTAAGGATGGTACAAGAGTGGGTATGATTTCGGATTTAGAGATAAATTTAGAGAAAGGTATTGTTGAAGCACTAATACTTCCTATGCAAGGTAGTTTTCTTGGTTTATTCAGTAGAGGTAAAGGTTATTACATAAATTGGAGCAAAATAGTTAAAATAGGTATTGATGTTGTACTTATTGATTATGACCCTGTAAAAGATTCATATGTTGATAGAAATATGTCAACTACATAA